The following are encoded together in the Acidobacteriota bacterium genome:
- a CDS encoding rhomboid family intramembrane serine protease translates to MFLPLGDEPNPRGVPVVTYSLIGTNVAIFLLLTLPLSSVRPSMDDPALADYLRIITSQLGGRVTAMQLLQQTSAYDLFVFQWGFRPSDPGLVSLFTAMFLHGGFMHLAGNMLFLWIYGDNVEYRLGRLPYLVAYLGTGVVATLAHALLDFGSALPTVGASGAISGVLGFYFVWFPRNRVRLLLLLPFFFHIVYAPARFVLGIYLILDNLLPFLASRGVAGGGVAYGAHIGGFIGGLAYAWWRERRELRRPRPEFEQEFEPEAEAEAEGAPVFEADPASIRGVRQAIAESRYAEAAPHYFALSSARTARLLMPEDSIRFGGWLANSGHADAALIVYQRHLRDFPLGPYAAEAHLGAGLVQLHARQQPTAAYQHLVAVFDADPHPDTEQHARKALADIAAQQKFRIGSVH, encoded by the coding sequence ATGTTCCTGCCGCTCGGCGACGAGCCGAATCCCCGCGGCGTCCCGGTTGTCACCTACAGCCTGATCGGCACCAACGTCGCCATCTTCCTGCTGTTGACGCTGCCCCTCAGCTCCGTCCGCCCCTCCATGGACGACCCGGCGCTCGCCGACTACCTCCGGATCATCACGTCGCAGTTAGGCGGCCGCGTAACCGCCATGCAGTTGCTGCAGCAGACGTCCGCCTATGACCTGTTCGTCTTTCAATGGGGCTTCCGCCCCTCGGACCCCGGCCTGGTCTCGCTCTTCACCGCCATGTTCCTGCACGGCGGGTTCATGCATCTCGCCGGGAACATGCTGTTCCTCTGGATCTACGGGGACAACGTCGAGTACCGCCTCGGCCGGCTGCCGTACCTCGTCGCCTACCTCGGTACGGGGGTGGTCGCCACCCTGGCTCACGCCCTGCTCGACTTCGGATCGGCCCTGCCGACGGTCGGCGCGTCGGGCGCCATCTCCGGCGTGCTCGGCTTCTACTTCGTCTGGTTCCCCCGCAACCGGGTTCGGCTGCTGCTCCTGCTACCGTTCTTCTTCCACATCGTCTACGCGCCAGCCCGCTTCGTCCTCGGGATCTACCTGATCCTCGACAACCTGCTGCCGTTCCTGGCGTCGCGCGGCGTGGCGGGGGGCGGCGTCGCCTACGGCGCGCACATCGGCGGGTTCATCGGTGGACTCGCCTATGCCTGGTGGCGCGAGCGGCGCGAGCTGCGGCGGCCGCGGCCGGAGTTCGAACAGGAGTTCGAGCCGGAAGCCGAGGCAGAGGCCGAAGGAGCACCTGTCTTCGAGGCGGACCCGGCGTCGATCCGCGGCGTGCGCCAGGCCATTGCCGAGAGCCGCTACGCCGAAGCCGCTCCCCACTATTTCGCCCTGAGCTCCGCCCGCACCGCCCGCCTGCTGATGCCGGAGGATTCCATCCGCTTCGGGGGCTGGCTCGCCAACAGCGGTCACGCGGATGCGGCGCTGATCGTCTATCAGCGCCACCTGCGCGACTTCCCCCTCGGCCCGTACGCCGCCGAAGCGCACCTCGGCGCCGGCCTCGTCCAACTGCATGCCCGCCAGCAGCCGACCGCCGCCTATCAGCACCTCGTCGCGGTGTTCGACGCCGACCCGCACCCCGACACCGAACAACACGCCCGAAAGGCGCTGGCGGACATCGCCGCGCAGCAGAAGTTCCGGATCGGGAGCGTCCACTAG
- a CDS encoding arsenate reductase ArsC, with the protein MAEGLARARFAERAEVQSAGSSPAFVHPLAVAALDEVGIDISQQQSKSVETIDAATVDVVITLCAKEVCPAFLGGARRLHWPLPDPVGAGRPTAEQLERFRAVRDEIARRLDTLEPDLA; encoded by the coding sequence ATGGCGGAAGGGCTCGCACGCGCGCGGTTCGCCGAGCGCGCCGAGGTTCAGAGCGCCGGATCGAGCCCGGCCTTCGTCCATCCGCTGGCCGTCGCCGCGCTGGATGAGGTCGGGATCGACATCAGCCAGCAGCAGTCCAAGAGCGTCGAGACCATCGACGCGGCCACGGTCGACGTCGTGATCACCCTTTGCGCCAAGGAAGTCTGCCCGGCGTTCCTGGGAGGGGCGAGGCGGCTTCACTGGCCGCTACCGGATCCGGTCGGCGCCGGGCGTCCCACGGCGGAGCAACTGGAACGATTCCGCGCGGTGCGCGACGAAATCGCGCGGCGACTCGACACGCTGGAGCCGGACTTGGCCTGA
- a CDS encoding FKBP-type peptidyl-prolyl cis-trans isomerase, whose translation MRRRQFSVHCIPALFAVSWLLVPIAGCGDDSPTSPSVGLAVPFSTRDLVVGTGQEAMNGDVLNVDYTGWLYDPNAQENKGTQFDSGNFTFTLGIGQVIPGWDRGVLGMRVGGRRVIVIPPELGYGEDGSPPRIPGNATLLFEVELLDIS comes from the coding sequence ATGCGTCGACGTCAGTTCTCAGTCCACTGTATTCCGGCGCTGTTCGCCGTTTCTTGGTTGCTGGTTCCTATTGCCGGGTGCGGCGACGACTCCCCGACGTCCCCCAGCGTCGGACTGGCCGTTCCTTTCAGCACCCGTGACCTGGTGGTCGGCACGGGCCAGGAGGCGATGAACGGCGACGTGCTTAACGTCGACTACACCGGATGGCTATATGACCCGAACGCGCAGGAAAATAAGGGTACCCAGTTCGACTCCGGGAACTTCACGTTCACTCTGGGCATCGGTCAGGTCATCCCGGGCTGGGACCGTGGCGTCCTCGGCATGCGGGTCGGCGGCCGACGGGTCATCGTAATCCCGCCCGAACTGGGCTACGGCGAGGACGGCAGCCCGCCACGGATTCCGGGTAATGCCACGCTGCTCTTCGAAGTGGAGTTGCTCGACATTTCCTAG
- a CDS encoding argininosuccinate lyase, protein MSRNRRLSALIVGLALAPAGVSAQEARDDFHRLGQINKASIVMLAEAGLVPEPLGATIAAGIAQVIADQGEPGSRRSSDYLVFEELLVEVAGRDASRLHTGRSRQDIGSTSRRLAVRDALLATYESLLAPREALLALAEQHTGTVIPGYTHGVQAQPTSLAHYLLAFAAALERDAQRLEEAYARVNRSPLGAAALGTSGFPIDRERLATLLGFDGVVENSYDANHVSSVDSKTEVASALAVSAVAVGQFSEDVHIQYHDPVPWIVLDRSLTGISSIMPQKRNPIILERLRQVASTVLGDAQTVFLNAHNTSTGMIDYRGADQIIETAEKARRMYELYASVVNGLVVNPERSLAEVDADYATMTEVADTLLRHADIPFRVGHHYASELTEFGRAHGKRPKELTAEELLHVYEETYGEPLPVSVDRIREALDPEQMVAGRRGLGGPQPEETRRMLRESGSRLNASRGWLEATRGALHDAETALETTFDQLAAAR, encoded by the coding sequence ATGTCACGCAACCGCCGCCTCTCCGCGTTGATCGTCGGACTTGCCCTCGCGCCGGCCGGAGTCTCGGCGCAGGAAGCCCGCGACGACTTCCACCGTCTGGGCCAGATCAACAAGGCGTCGATCGTCATGCTGGCGGAAGCCGGGCTCGTGCCCGAGCCGCTCGGGGCGACGATTGCCGCGGGCATCGCGCAGGTGATCGCGGACCAGGGCGAGCCGGGCTCCCGCCGGTCGTCGGACTACCTCGTCTTCGAGGAGCTGCTCGTCGAGGTAGCCGGTCGCGACGCCTCGCGGCTGCACACCGGTCGCAGCCGCCAGGACATCGGCTCGACGTCCCGGCGGCTCGCGGTCAGGGACGCGTTGCTCGCGACCTACGAATCGCTCCTCGCCCCTCGCGAGGCGCTGCTTGCGCTGGCCGAGCAGCACACGGGCACCGTGATCCCCGGCTACACGCACGGCGTGCAGGCGCAGCCGACCTCCCTCGCCCACTACCTGCTGGCCTTCGCCGCCGCGCTGGAACGCGACGCGCAGCGCCTGGAGGAAGCCTACGCGCGGGTCAACCGGAGTCCGCTCGGGGCGGCGGCCCTCGGCACGTCCGGCTTCCCCATCGATCGCGAGAGGCTCGCTACCCTGCTCGGCTTCGACGGCGTCGTCGAGAACTCCTACGACGCCAACCACGTCTCCTCGGTGGATTCCAAGACCGAGGTGGCGTCGGCGCTGGCCGTCTCCGCCGTCGCCGTGGGTCAGTTCAGCGAGGACGTGCACATCCAGTACCACGATCCGGTGCCCTGGATTGTGCTCGACCGCTCCCTGACCGGCATCAGCAGCATCATGCCGCAGAAGCGGAACCCGATCATCCTGGAACGGCTCCGGCAGGTCGCCAGCACCGTGCTGGGCGACGCCCAGACTGTGTTCCTGAACGCGCACAACACGTCGACCGGGATGATCGACTACCGCGGCGCGGATCAGATTATCGAGACCGCGGAGAAGGCGCGCCGGATGTACGAGCTCTACGCGTCCGTCGTCAACGGTCTCGTGGTGAATCCGGAGCGCTCCCTGGCCGAGGTGGATGCCGACTACGCGACGATGACGGAGGTGGCGGACACGCTGCTCCGTCACGCCGACATCCCGTTCCGCGTCGGCCATCACTACGCCTCGGAGCTGACCGAGTTCGGCCGGGCGCACGGGAAGCGGCCCAAGGAGCTCACGGCCGAGGAACTGCTCCACGTCTACGAGGAGACGTACGGCGAGCCGTTGCCGGTCAGCGTCGACCGCATCCGCGAGGCGCTCGATCCGGAGCAGATGGTGGCGGGACGGCGCGGGCTCGGCGGGCCACAGCCCGAGGAAACGCGGCGGATGCTGCGGGAGAGCGGCAGCCGCCTGAACGCGAGCCGCGGCTGGCTGGAGGCGACCCGCGGAGCGCTGCACGACGCGGAGACGGCGCTCGAGACCACGTTCGATCAACTGGCCGCGGCCAGGTAG